The sequence CTTGAGGATAATGCCGTAGATGAGCCATAATATTGAGCCAATGGATATCATAAGCGGCATAAAAAGTGAGATGTCCCTTGCTTCCTTAAGTTTCCGGATGCGTATAATCTGAGGCAGCAAGGCAAATGTCGTAAAGAGCGCTGCGATATAACCGATCATGTCCTTCATTGATAAGGTTTTACCACTACCCCATGAGAAAAAACAAATGAATAATCACGTACCCCAGGCAGAGCCGGGAGCTTATTATTGGGTATCTTAACTGCAGTGAATAGTCGTTAGTAAACAGTGAATAGTTAAAAATATTTCATTAAACCGGTAATTTCGAACATAATTTATACAGATGACATCACAATTTTAATATTCCATAGTACTAATATAAAGTCTCGAATTTCACTCTTTAACGATTTCTATCTCGTTTGATAAAGTCATAGTTGGCATTTGTTCAAACGGTCTTCTGCAGAAATCGAACCGAATCCTGTATCGACCCGATTCCAATCCTGCGGGTAGCGTTGCATAGATTGATCGCGACGCATTCCTATCGTTGATCAGAATGCACTCTTCTTC is a genomic window of Pseudomonadota bacterium containing:
- a CDS encoding SemiSWEET transporter, whose product is MKDMIGYIAALFTTFALLPQIIRIRKLKEARDISLFMPLMISIGSILWLIYGIILKEAPIIAANAVSLLFSLTVLFITIKYR